A stretch of the Vulcanisaeta souniana JCM 11219 genome encodes the following:
- a CDS encoding 5-(carboxyamino)imidazole ribonucleotide synthase has product MSKVVGILGGGQLGLMMILEGRKLGVKFLVHDEDPQAPALGASDGRYIGDSWMELVNRSDIVTFEFEHVNPSAIKMAEEDGKLRPGSLTIRLKQDKIIEKSFLRDNGFPTPSFMIINNVEDVNRAIRRFGRVVFKVPRGAYDGKGQYYVMNDDDANRVPREFPLLAEEFVDIHREVSVILVRSSDGHVLTYPVTENHHHNGILLYSISPARIDDETANNARELAIGLANTLDYVGVLTVEFFVTRNGEVLINEFAPRVHNSGHWTLMGAAVSQFENHIRAILGMPIGPTELLKPSAIVNMLGVPYGDDLIRRVLMIPGTSVWWYGKTKVKPRRKMGHVNIIANNMDELGRRINEVLGVVYGNEISRYIPPWDAVESNDSRHALTTINSS; this is encoded by the coding sequence ATGAGTAAGGTAGTGGGCATACTGGGCGGTGGGCAGCTGGGCCTAATGATGATCCTGGAGGGCAGGAAATTAGGGGTAAAGTTCCTGGTTCACGATGAGGATCCACAGGCACCAGCCCTCGGTGCCTCGGATGGTAGGTACATCGGTGATTCCTGGATGGAGCTTGTGAATAGGTCAGACATTGTTACCTTTGAATTCGAGCATGTTAACCCAAGCGCCATAAAGATGGCTGAGGAGGATGGTAAATTGAGACCTGGTTCATTAACAATACGGCTAAAGCAGGATAAGATAATTGAGAAGTCCTTCCTTAGGGACAATGGCTTTCCAACACCCAGTTTCATGATTATTAACAATGTGGAGGATGTGAATAGGGCAATTAGGCGATTCGGTAGGGTGGTCTTTAAGGTACCTCGTGGTGCCTATGACGGTAAGGGCCAGTACTACGTAATGAATGATGACGATGCCAATAGGGTACCCAGGGAATTCCCATTATTAGCTGAGGAATTCGTGGACATTCATAGGGAGGTGTCGGTGATACTCGTTAGGTCAAGTGACGGCCATGTCCTCACGTATCCCGTGACCGAGAATCACCACCACAACGGAATACTCCTCTATAGTATATCACCTGCGAGGATCGATGATGAGACGGCCAATAATGCTAGGGAGTTAGCTATAGGGCTTGCCAATACCCTGGATTACGTAGGCGTCCTTACCGTTGAGTTCTTCGTGACTAGAAACGGCGAGGTACTGATTAATGAATTTGCACCCCGTGTTCATAACTCGGGGCATTGGACGTTAATGGGTGCGGCTGTGAGTCAATTCGAGAACCACATCAGGGCAATCCTAGGCATGCCCATAGGCCCTACTGAATTGCTGAAGCCCTCTGCTATCGTAAACATGCTCGGTGTACCGTACGGCGACGACTTAATCAGGAGGGTATTGATGATACCAGGAACCAGCGTTTGGTGGTATGGGAAGACAAAGGTCAAGCCAAGGCGTAAAATGGGCCATGTAAACATCATAGCCAATAACATGGATGAGCTGGGGAGGAGGATCAATGAGGTTTTGGGTGTAGTTTATGGTAATGAAATAAGTAGGTACATACCGCCATGGGATGCCGTGGAAAGCAACGACTCCCGTCATGCATTAACAACGATTAACAGCAGTTAG
- the purE gene encoding 5-(carboxyamino)imidazole ribonucleotide mutase — MSTKPLVGVIMGSKNDWDVMREAVELLNQLGIPNEARVVSAHRTPELMFDYAKSAINNGLEVVIAGAGGAAHLPGMTAALTPLPVIGVPIPSKHLNGLDSLLSIVQMPYGTPVATVAIGNAKNAALLAARILGIKYPEFRARVVELMDSMKRDVLNTVLRYE; from the coding sequence ATGAGCACAAAACCACTCGTGGGCGTGATAATGGGCAGTAAAAATGACTGGGACGTGATGAGGGAGGCCGTGGAACTACTAAACCAATTGGGCATACCAAACGAGGCAAGGGTTGTGTCAGCCCATAGAACGCCTGAGTTAATGTTTGATTACGCGAAATCCGCGATTAATAATGGCTTAGAGGTGGTAATCGCAGGCGCAGGTGGAGCTGCGCACCTGCCGGGCATGACGGCGGCACTAACACCATTACCCGTGATAGGGGTACCAATACCCAGCAAGCACCTAAATGGCCTCGACTCATTACTATCCATAGTCCAGATGCCCTACGGCACTCCAGTGGCCACCGTGGCAATCGGCAACGCCAAGAACGCGGCCTTACTCGCAGCCAGGATACTGGGCATTAAGTACCCCGAGTTCAGGGCAAGGGTTGTGGAACTCATGGATTCGATGAAGAGAGACGTATTGAACACGGTGCTCAGGTATGAGTAA
- the purL gene encoding phosphoribosylformylglycinamidine synthase subunit PurL, translating into MPLSDNERTIIRKYLDREPTQTEWLVFDAEWSEHCSYKSSRRFLKLLPSEAPHVLRGPGLDAPLIRVGNLVVSFKIESHNHPSAVDPYDGAATGVGGIVRDILTTGLRPIALMDNLHFGQLNNPHAQWLMRNVIRGISDYGNRIGVPVVAGEVWFDESFTTNPIVLVTCIGAGRLEDAVMGEASPGDLVLVIGNDVGRDGMLGSSFASKVLDKSRDEIGAVQVGNPLLEKLLIDAIIELRNGGLVRAIKDVGGGGLATALSELADQFGLGIEIHLDRIRTRENIMPEEILVSESQERVVIVISRDKLKEAEEVLRRYGVGYDAIGALTGNNRFVAYYGNEVVVDLPIKFITHAPETNYEFREPQYLNGLRVIPELPEVPLNEALLRVLSSPNIASKEHVFSLYDYEVGVRTVIKPGRAGAAVLRLLDIDGGDGKLGIAVKADANPRYSFLDPFIGAANSLAKAYRNVVAVGAEPLAVVDSINVGNPEKPDRYWYFVNSVMGLAWIARELNIPIVGGKVSFYNEDSKGNVIKPVVAVAALGRVDDVDKVVDGGLVDGGSLIVIGDTAMDIGGSEYLYAVHGIVRGMPPRPRPRDEVRNSRAVLRLIREGLVRAAMDVGVGGLLTTLSKMALINGVGLSVDLSRVPTGDCYLDPTMVAFSETNARYVVEVSEGDLGEAMGILQNLNVPFSVIGRSSGSGIIVRWGSRELITLRLDDLASAYYPQWGDL; encoded by the coding sequence ATGCCCCTCAGCGATAATGAGAGGACCATCATTAGGAAATACCTGGATAGGGAACCAACACAGACCGAGTGGTTGGTGTTTGATGCTGAGTGGAGCGAGCACTGCTCATACAAGAGTAGCAGGAGGTTTCTCAAGCTACTACCCAGCGAGGCACCGCACGTACTTAGGGGACCTGGCCTTGACGCCCCACTAATTCGCGTAGGGAATCTAGTGGTTAGCTTCAAGATAGAGAGCCATAATCATCCATCTGCCGTGGATCCCTACGACGGTGCCGCAACAGGCGTCGGCGGCATAGTGAGGGATATACTGACCACGGGATTAAGGCCCATCGCGTTAATGGACAACCTACACTTCGGCCAATTGAATAATCCCCACGCCCAATGGCTAATGAGAAACGTCATTAGGGGGATCTCGGACTATGGAAATAGGATCGGAGTGCCTGTAGTTGCTGGCGAGGTGTGGTTTGATGAATCGTTCACCACTAACCCAATAGTCCTGGTGACGTGCATCGGTGCTGGTAGGCTGGAGGATGCCGTGATGGGTGAGGCAAGCCCTGGTGATTTAGTCCTGGTGATCGGCAATGACGTGGGCAGGGACGGCATGCTCGGCAGCTCCTTCGCCTCTAAGGTACTGGATAAGTCGAGAGACGAAATAGGCGCTGTGCAGGTGGGTAATCCGCTACTTGAGAAGTTATTGATTGATGCAATAATCGAGTTAAGGAACGGCGGTTTGGTTAGGGCTATTAAGGACGTGGGCGGCGGGGGTTTGGCCACTGCATTGAGTGAACTTGCTGATCAATTTGGCCTTGGTATTGAGATCCACCTGGATAGAATTAGGACAAGGGAGAATATAATGCCTGAGGAGATCCTGGTCTCTGAGTCCCAGGAGAGGGTGGTTATTGTGATAAGTAGAGATAAGTTAAAGGAAGCTGAGGAGGTGCTGAGGAGGTACGGTGTTGGTTATGACGCAATTGGTGCATTAACGGGTAATAACAGGTTTGTGGCTTACTATGGGAATGAGGTGGTTGTTGACTTACCAATAAAGTTCATAACGCATGCACCGGAGACTAATTACGAGTTTAGGGAACCGCAGTACCTAAATGGGTTGAGGGTTATCCCTGAGCTACCCGAGGTGCCGCTCAATGAGGCGCTACTTAGGGTATTGAGTAGTCCCAACATTGCATCGAAGGAACATGTATTCAGTCTGTATGATTATGAGGTTGGTGTTAGGACAGTGATTAAGCCAGGTAGGGCCGGTGCAGCAGTGCTTAGGCTCCTTGATATTGATGGAGGTGATGGTAAGTTGGGAATTGCCGTGAAGGCTGATGCGAACCCGAGGTACTCGTTCCTTGATCCATTCATTGGAGCCGCCAATTCCCTGGCCAAGGCCTATAGGAATGTGGTTGCCGTTGGTGCGGAGCCCCTGGCCGTCGTTGACTCAATAAACGTGGGCAACCCCGAGAAGCCCGATAGGTATTGGTACTTCGTGAACTCAGTAATGGGTCTTGCCTGGATTGCCCGTGAACTCAACATACCAATAGTGGGTGGCAAGGTTAGTTTCTATAATGAGGATTCCAAGGGCAATGTCATTAAGCCCGTGGTTGCCGTGGCCGCGTTAGGCCGGGTGGATGATGTGGATAAGGTTGTAGATGGCGGGCTCGTTGATGGCGGTTCATTAATAGTCATAGGTGATACGGCAATGGACATAGGTGGTTCTGAATATCTTTATGCCGTTCATGGTATTGTCAGGGGCATGCCGCCGAGGCCTAGACCTAGGGATGAGGTTAGGAATTCCAGGGCTGTCCTTAGGTTGATACGGGAGGGCTTGGTGAGGGCCGCCATGGACGTGGGCGTTGGTGGTTTATTAACTACCCTGAGTAAGATGGCTTTGATTAATGGGGTTGGCCTTAGTGTTGATTTGTCTAGGGTGCCCACTGGGGATTGTTACCTTGACCCAACCATGGTTGCCTTCTCAGAAACCAATGCAAGGTACGTAGTGGAGGTTAGTGAGGGTGACCTCGGTGAGGCAATGGGCATTCTCCAGAACCTCAACGTGCCATTTTCTGTGATTGGTAGGTCAAGTGGTAGTGGTATTATCGTTCGTTGGGGCTCCCGGGAATTAATAACATTGAGGCTCGACGACCTGGCAAGTGCCTATTATCCGCAGTGGGGTGACCTGTAG
- a CDS encoding amidophosphoribosyltransferase — MCGIWAYLGLNAGGNAAKLIPWLIHRGQEGVSFACHVNGGILKLNDASTVKSTLCLGHARYSTSGPYGVELQPIVIGNDFALVFNGTISNYIELIKRLRDLGVDIRTNYDALVLAHYVRELLTRLGVDGGVNELFRTLRGGYSIIIIWRDSLMVVRDPWGIRPLAIGSDGNGIAIASETAALEALGMNWREVEPGKALVLHGSGGEYWVEGPRVRRAHCALEYIYFLRPDSHFNGISVYDARRRLGMALARKEKNHDIDLVTPVPETARIAAEAYAEGIGKPIHELIIKNRYVGRGFIKPPSERSVNMYNVIRDVVRGRSIALVDDSIIRGDTLEKVLPRFRRTGARSIHVRVSSPPIRYPCFMGMDFPTRSELVAHGRSVDEVRDHLGADSLVYLTVDELMDAIGTTELCTACFTGNYPFNINIDETEKAFSGDRVWESQAL; from the coding sequence GTGTGCGGTATCTGGGCTTACCTGGGTCTCAATGCCGGCGGTAATGCCGCTAAACTGATACCATGGCTGATACATAGGGGTCAGGAGGGCGTCTCGTTCGCATGCCATGTAAACGGCGGGATCCTCAAGCTTAATGATGCATCTACCGTTAAATCAACACTGTGCCTTGGGCATGCTAGGTATAGTACGAGTGGTCCATATGGCGTTGAGCTTCAGCCTATCGTGATTGGCAATGACTTTGCCCTGGTATTTAATGGCACAATAAGTAATTACATTGAATTAATCAAGAGGTTGAGGGATCTTGGTGTCGATATTAGGACAAACTATGATGCCTTGGTTTTGGCTCATTACGTGAGGGAATTACTTACTAGGCTGGGTGTTGATGGTGGCGTCAATGAACTTTTCCGCACACTCCGTGGCGGCTACTCCATAATAATCATTTGGAGAGACTCCTTAATGGTGGTTAGGGATCCCTGGGGCATTAGGCCTCTTGCCATTGGTAGTGATGGTAATGGCATAGCCATAGCGTCGGAGACGGCGGCGCTTGAGGCCTTGGGCATGAATTGGCGTGAGGTGGAGCCTGGTAAGGCCCTGGTACTGCATGGATCAGGCGGGGAGTACTGGGTTGAGGGTCCTAGGGTTAGGAGGGCCCATTGTGCGCTTGAGTACATATACTTCCTAAGGCCTGATTCTCACTTTAATGGTATTAGTGTTTATGATGCTAGGCGGAGGCTTGGCATGGCACTGGCCCGTAAGGAGAAAAACCATGATATTGACCTTGTGACTCCTGTGCCGGAGACCGCTAGGATTGCGGCGGAGGCCTATGCGGAGGGTATTGGTAAGCCAATACATGAGTTGATAATTAAGAATAGGTATGTTGGTCGTGGTTTTATCAAGCCTCCCAGTGAGAGGTCTGTGAATATGTATAATGTGATTAGGGATGTAGTTAGGGGTAGGTCTATAGCCCTTGTTGATGACTCCATTATAAGGGGTGATACCCTCGAGAAAGTTTTGCCTAGGTTCAGGAGGACGGGGGCAAGGTCCATACATGTCAGGGTTTCTTCACCGCCAATCAGGTACCCATGTTTCATGGGCATGGATTTCCCAACGAGGAGTGAGTTAGTGGCCCACGGCAGATCAGTAGATGAGGTTAGGGATCACCTCGGTGCTGATTCCCTGGTTTACTTAACGGTTGACGAACTCATGGATGCCATAGGAACCACCGAGCTTTGTACTGCGTGCTTCACTGGTAATTATCCATTCAATATCAACATTGACGAGACAGAGAAGGCATTCTCTGGGGATAGGGTATGGGAGTCTCAGGCTTTGTAG
- a CDS encoding amidophosphoribosyltransferase produces the protein MSKILRYALPVLRHRGNDTAWAALLSSDSRFVIQEVKEDSNIPSGWAGLLCLYTNEASRGLVKCGNTDIAYCVEGVVVKPTEVCKLVNGDGEAPAYTSLVALTSYGELIAYRPVTGLRNLVLGAYGFDLAMISNESSAINALGGEVRLFVEPGSIVKASKLNLSIGRFTDNTRSKLCVMEFIYLSRPDSEVDGHPVYEFRKALARRLALRLMNRVDADLVIGMPETGIIYGIKAAETLRKPFEYALLNIERRRSALRDDLLDKVSSVHLKLSPVISAIRGRRILLVDDSLLTGISIKEASQVLRHRAGAREVHVAIASPRIIRSCPYGIDMPPDNQLLANAFSNYADAQRVLEVDSLTWLSLDDLYATADEAGIDRDHLCTYCLKGDKHELDL, from the coding sequence GTGAGCAAGATACTTAGGTATGCACTACCTGTGCTTAGGCACAGGGGTAATGATACTGCCTGGGCTGCCCTACTAAGCAGTGATAGTAGGTTCGTTATACAGGAAGTTAAGGAGGACAGCAATATCCCAAGTGGTTGGGCAGGGCTTCTGTGTCTATACACCAATGAGGCATCAAGGGGCCTTGTTAAGTGCGGTAATACCGATATTGCCTATTGCGTCGAGGGCGTTGTAGTGAAACCCACGGAGGTATGCAAGTTGGTTAACGGTGATGGCGAGGCCCCTGCCTACACGTCCCTCGTGGCCTTGACCAGCTACGGTGAGTTAATAGCCTATCGACCCGTCACTGGATTGAGGAACCTAGTCCTCGGTGCCTACGGCTTCGACCTAGCCATGATATCCAACGAGAGTTCCGCCATAAATGCACTGGGTGGTGAAGTAAGGCTCTTTGTCGAACCTGGATCCATAGTAAAAGCCAGTAAGTTAAACCTATCGATAGGTAGGTTCACGGACAATACCCGCAGTAAACTATGTGTCATGGAGTTCATATACCTATCGAGGCCTGATTCCGAGGTAGATGGGCACCCTGTCTATGAATTTAGGAAGGCGTTGGCTAGGAGACTGGCCCTTAGGTTGATGAATAGGGTTGATGCAGATCTCGTTATCGGAATGCCCGAGACCGGTATAATTTATGGAATTAAGGCCGCTGAGACCCTGAGGAAGCCCTTTGAGTATGCTCTTCTTAATATCGAGAGACGCAGATCGGCGCTGAGAGACGACTTACTGGACAAGGTATCCTCCGTGCACCTAAAGCTCAGTCCAGTAATTAGTGCGATTAGAGGCAGGAGAATTCTATTGGTTGATGATTCGTTACTTACGGGAATATCCATTAAGGAGGCATCACAGGTGCTTAGGCACAGGGCTGGGGCTAGGGAGGTCCACGTCGCCATAGCTAGCCCAAGGATCATTAGAAGTTGTCCCTACGGTATTGACATGCCTCCAGACAATCAACTACTTGCCAATGCCTTCAGTAATTATGCCGATGCCCAGAGGGTTCTTGAGGTTGATTCATTGACGTGGTTGAGCCTTGATGATCTATACGCCACGGCTGATGAGGCAGGCATAGACAGGGATCACCTGTGCACCTATTGTCTCAAGGGTGATAAACATGAGCTGGACCTATGA
- the purM gene encoding phosphoribosylformylglycinamidine cyclo-ligase, producing MSWTYERAGVSLGKHEEMHVMAHDVIRDAASRLGITLMEGGFTRSMQLDNHEITLHTDGVGTKSMIAWTTGRLEVLGWDCVIGNVNDIACDGFTPIALTDYIAISGNDADAVRKVLSGIRDAALAVKAALLGGETAIMPDLVNGIDVSCTVLGIKNTGNYEMTKAGDIVIGIESSGLHMNGYTLARKVLLGRYGLEDEICGDKLVNWLLRPTAYYGDLLIRLYGGGLIKSAVHVTGGGFTKMRRAIGDLGVELEVPEPPCIFKVIRETGNIEWGEMYRVFNMGIGLMVMTSEERVDDAVRVIRSSGFNYWVLGRVVDGGGINISMNNGVKLRV from the coding sequence ATGAGCTGGACCTATGAGAGGGCTGGGGTTAGCCTAGGTAAGCATGAGGAAATGCATGTGATGGCTCACGATGTTATACGTGATGCAGCAAGTAGATTAGGCATTACATTGATGGAGGGTGGCTTCACTAGGTCTATGCAGCTTGACAATCATGAAATAACACTGCACACTGATGGTGTCGGTACTAAGTCCATGATTGCGTGGACCACGGGCAGATTGGAGGTGCTTGGTTGGGATTGCGTTATTGGTAATGTTAATGACATAGCCTGTGACGGCTTTACACCCATTGCACTTACTGACTATATAGCCATATCCGGTAATGATGCGGATGCCGTACGCAAAGTCCTCAGTGGTATTAGGGACGCAGCCCTAGCGGTTAAGGCTGCCCTCTTGGGTGGTGAGACGGCCATAATGCCTGACCTGGTCAATGGAATTGACGTATCATGCACAGTACTCGGTATTAAGAACACTGGGAATTATGAAATGACGAAGGCTGGTGATATAGTTATTGGTATTGAGTCCAGTGGGTTGCACATGAATGGGTATACGCTTGCCCGTAAGGTTTTACTGGGCAGGTATGGCCTGGAGGATGAGATTTGCGGTGATAAATTAGTTAACTGGCTTCTAAGGCCCACTGCCTACTATGGGGACTTACTGATTAGACTCTATGGCGGTGGCTTAATTAAATCGGCTGTTCATGTGACCGGTGGAGGCTTCACCAAGATGAGGAGAGCAATTGGTGATTTAGGTGTTGAGCTAGAGGTGCCTGAACCGCCATGTATATTTAAGGTCATTAGGGAGACGGGCAATATTGAGTGGGGCGAGATGTATAGGGTGTTTAATATGGGTATTGGTCTTATGGTGATGACAAGTGAGGAACGCGTGGATGATGCTGTTAGGGTGATCAGGAGTTCGGGCTTTAATTACTGGGTTCTTGGAAGGGTGGTTGATGGTGGCGGGATTAATATTTCAATGAATAATGGTGTTAAGTTACGTGTTTAA
- the purC gene encoding phosphoribosylaminoimidazolesuccinocarboxamide synthase yields MASNWTGELIYEGKAKRVYRVDNEFLVMEFKDEVTAFDGARKEHAPGKGRLAAAQTAFLMGLLGRHGIRNHLVDWDGDRKILVRELRMIPIEVIVRNYAYGSFLKRMPLMKPMTKFSKPLVEFHLKSDELHDPLITTDDIIEAGLAGQEQLNEIISIALRVNEILSDYMVSRGLMLVDFKLEFGFDKSNNLVLADELSGDTMRVLINGRHLDKELFRKGASAMDLVKSYEEMNKILGVPLNT; encoded by the coding sequence ATGGCCAGTAACTGGACCGGGGAGTTAATTTACGAGGGTAAGGCCAAGAGGGTTTACAGGGTTGATAATGAGTTCCTCGTTATGGAATTCAAGGATGAAGTCACGGCATTCGACGGCGCCAGGAAAGAGCACGCGCCGGGTAAGGGTAGGTTAGCCGCGGCCCAGACGGCATTCCTCATGGGATTACTGGGTAGGCATGGCATTAGGAATCACTTGGTTGATTGGGATGGCGACAGGAAAATACTGGTGAGGGAACTCAGGATGATACCGATAGAGGTTATTGTTAGGAATTACGCCTATGGTTCGTTCCTAAAGAGGATGCCCCTAATGAAGCCAATGACGAAGTTCAGCAAACCCCTCGTTGAGTTTCACCTGAAGAGTGACGAACTTCATGATCCATTAATAACCACTGACGATATAATAGAGGCCGGGTTGGCGGGTCAGGAGCAATTGAATGAAATAATAAGCATTGCATTAAGGGTTAATGAGATTTTAAGCGATTACATGGTGAGTAGGGGATTGATGCTCGTGGACTTTAAACTGGAGTTTGGATTTGATAAGTCAAATAACCTGGTTCTTGCTGATGAATTAAGCGGCGATACCATGAGGGTACTAATCAATGGCAGACACTTAGATAAGGAATTATTCAGGAAGGGCGCTTCAGCCATGGACTTAGTCAAATCCTATGAGGAAATGAATAAAATACTCGGTGTGCCATTAAACACGTAA
- the purD gene encoding phosphoribosylamine--glycine ligase → MIRSKVLIVGDGAREHALAARLSLSVHEPRISALVVHENPGIRRIVERSGGELVKSGLDPRGLVEAVNRVNPDLVVIGPEEPQFAGVADKAAELGIPTFGVPRSLAMIEQSKAFARALMWKYRIPGRIAFRAFRDINEALHYISSAGSVAIKPARQSGGKGVRVFWDRLAYLRDGVNEAKVSQVLAVSRDMAAYDDIDARIVVEEAVTGVEYTVQVISDGKSIIALPPIQDNPHVFDYDVGPECGGMGAIVGPGSSLPFLTQEEYEESVEITRKSLDALQRETGLRYVGVLGGQFMLTTYGPTLIEYYSRFGDPEVLNALAMLNDDLLEIMEATVDGRLSSIKYSFKRSAVAISKAVAPMGYPHNRDLARGRSITIDIDRIRKLGCEVYFGSVIEEDGLYKTLGSRAVEVLAVGNTYRETYEKIENCIAHIKSPDWQLIHRRDIGSRELIERRVKEAERVRAVYKWRRSHGLGRVRIDWVPGGEITVYDYT, encoded by the coding sequence ATGATAAGGAGCAAGGTCCTAATTGTGGGCGATGGCGCCAGGGAGCACGCCCTAGCTGCAAGGCTTAGTTTGAGCGTTCACGAACCAAGGATAAGCGCATTGGTTGTGCATGAAAATCCAGGGATTAGGAGGATCGTTGAGAGGAGCGGCGGTGAGTTAGTGAAGTCTGGACTGGACCCAAGGGGCCTGGTTGAAGCCGTTAATAGGGTTAACCCTGACCTAGTGGTAATTGGACCCGAGGAACCTCAGTTTGCCGGTGTTGCCGATAAGGCCGCTGAACTGGGTATACCAACCTTTGGGGTCCCTAGGTCTTTAGCCATGATAGAGCAGAGCAAGGCCTTCGCAAGAGCCTTAATGTGGAAGTACAGGATACCCGGTAGGATTGCCTTTAGGGCATTTAGGGATATTAACGAGGCGCTTCATTACATATCCAGCGCAGGCTCCGTTGCGATAAAACCAGCCAGACAGAGCGGTGGTAAGGGAGTTAGGGTGTTTTGGGATAGACTGGCCTACCTTAGAGATGGCGTTAATGAGGCTAAGGTATCCCAGGTACTTGCTGTATCCAGGGATATGGCCGCCTACGACGATATTGACGCGCGTATCGTTGTTGAGGAGGCCGTAACAGGCGTCGAGTATACAGTGCAAGTGATAAGTGACGGTAAATCCATTATTGCGTTACCGCCAATTCAGGACAACCCACACGTATTCGATTATGATGTAGGCCCTGAGTGCGGTGGAATGGGCGCCATAGTGGGTCCAGGTTCATCACTACCCTTCCTAACCCAGGAGGAGTATGAGGAAAGCGTAGAAATAACTAGGAAGTCATTGGATGCACTACAGCGTGAGACCGGGCTTAGGTATGTTGGTGTGTTGGGTGGCCAATTCATGCTCACCACATACGGACCGACGCTCATTGAGTACTACAGCAGGTTCGGTGACCCTGAAGTCTTAAACGCATTGGCGATGCTCAATGATGATTTGCTCGAAATAATGGAGGCAACCGTGGATGGCAGATTATCAAGCATAAAGTACTCATTTAAGAGGAGTGCTGTGGCCATTTCAAAGGCCGTGGCACCCATGGGCTACCCACACAATAGGGACTTGGCTCGTGGCAGATCAATAACTATCGATATTGATAGAATAAGGAAGTTGGGTTGTGAGGTTTACTTTGGGTCGGTTATCGAGGAGGACGGACTTTACAAGACCCTGGGCTCAAGGGCAGTGGAGGTTCTAGCCGTGGGTAATACATATAGGGAGACCTATGAAAAAATCGAGAATTGCATAGCCCATATCAAGTCGCCGGATTGGCAACTAATACATAGGCGGGATATAGGGAGCAGGGAATTAATTGAGAGGAGGGTGAAGGAAGCCGAGCGCGTCAGGGCAGTTTATAAGTGGAGGAGGAGTCATGGGCTGGGCAGGGTAAGAATTGACTGGGTACCTGGTGGCGAAATCACCGTATATGACTACACATAA